In Armatimonadota bacterium, a single genomic region encodes these proteins:
- a CDS encoding iron ABC transporter permease — translation MLELRALESAAAGRRRDAAAVPPLVALAAVVAAAVLLPVAYLVVRAAGAGPEVWDLLWSPRTGRILLRSVLLAGVVTASTVLLAVPLAWLTTRTDLPGARLWRVVTALPLVVPSYVGGFVVATALGPTGLLQQLLHRLAGVERLPDLYGFPGAWLVLTLFTYPYVLLSVRAGWRGLDPALEEVARTLGERGWRAFRRAVLPQLWPWIRAGALLVALYTLADFGAVSMMQLETFTTAIHVQYQASFDRHGAAALALVLVALTGALLLAADRPGRGRQHRVGVGPGRLPPLVPLGPWRWPALLGCAAVTLCAVLLPLGVLTYWLVLGLAHGEPLVLTWRPALTSLALGAASAVVTVAAAFPLALLAARFSGPLALLAGRIVYAGYALPGIVVALALVFFTARVVPALYQTPAALLVAYAVLFLPQAAGALHAALARVQPSQEEAARTLGRTPTQVLWSVTLPLVRPGVAAAGALVFLTTMKELPATLLLSPIGMETLATRVWSAAGEGFFARAAAPALLLVLLSSLSLATLVGRAEP, via the coding sequence GTGCTAGAGCTCCGCGCCCTCGAGTCCGCGGCTGCCGGGCGGCGCCGCGACGCCGCGGCTGTCCCACCGCTCGTGGCGCTGGCTGCGGTGGTGGCGGCGGCGGTGCTCCTGCCGGTGGCCTACCTGGTCGTGCGGGCGGCCGGCGCCGGCCCCGAAGTCTGGGACCTCCTGTGGAGCCCCCGCACCGGCCGCATCCTGCTGCGTTCCGTGCTGCTGGCCGGGGTGGTCACCGCCTCCACAGTCCTCCTGGCCGTCCCCCTGGCCTGGCTCACTACCCGCACCGACCTCCCGGGGGCGCGCCTGTGGCGGGTGGTCACGGCGCTGCCCCTGGTGGTGCCGTCGTACGTCGGGGGGTTCGTCGTGGCCACCGCGCTCGGGCCGACCGGCCTTCTCCAGCAGCTCCTCCACCGCCTGGCCGGGGTGGAGCGTCTCCCCGACCTGTACGGGTTCCCGGGCGCCTGGCTCGTCCTCACCCTCTTCACCTATCCCTACGTCCTGCTGAGCGTGCGGGCGGGGTGGCGCGGGCTCGACCCGGCGCTGGAGGAGGTGGCGCGCACGCTGGGGGAGCGCGGCTGGCGCGCCTTCCGCCGGGCCGTCCTGCCGCAGCTGTGGCCCTGGATCCGCGCCGGCGCGCTGCTGGTGGCGCTCTACACCCTGGCCGACTTCGGCGCGGTCTCGATGATGCAGCTCGAGACCTTCACCACGGCCATCCACGTCCAGTACCAGGCGTCCTTCGACCGCCACGGCGCCGCCGCGCTGGCCCTCGTGCTCGTGGCGCTCACGGGGGCCCTCCTGCTGGCCGCCGACCGGCCCGGGCGCGGCCGGCAGCACCGGGTCGGCGTGGGGCCGGGCCGCCTCCCGCCCCTCGTGCCCCTCGGCCCCTGGCGGTGGCCCGCGCTGCTCGGCTGCGCGGCGGTGACGCTCTGCGCCGTCCTCCTGCCGCTGGGTGTGCTCACCTACTGGCTCGTCCTGGGCCTGGCGCACGGGGAGCCGCTGGTCCTGACGTGGCGCCCGGCGCTGACCTCGCTGGCGCTGGGGGCGGCCAGCGCGGTGGTGACGGTGGCGGCGGCCTTCCCGCTGGCCCTGCTGGCGGCGCGCTTCTCCGGTCCGCTGGCCCTGCTGGCGGGGCGCATCGTCTACGCCGGTTACGCGCTGCCGGGGATCGTCGTGGCCCTGGCGCTGGTCTTCTTCACGGCGCGCGTGGTGCCGGCCCTCTACCAGACGCCCGCGGCCCTGCTCGTCGCCTACGCCGTGCTCTTCCTGCCCCAGGCGGCCGGGGCGCTGCACGCCGCCCTGGCGCGGGTCCAGCCGTCCCAGGAAGAGGCGGCGCGCACCCTGGGCCGCACTCCGACCCAGGTCCTCTGGTCGGTGACGCTGCCGCTGGTGCGTCCGGGCGTCGCCGCCGCGGGAGCGCTCGTCTTCCTCACGACGATGAAGGAACTCCCGGCCACGCTGCTGCTGAGCCCTATCGGGATGGAGACGCTGGCCACCCGCGTCTGGTCGGCGGCGGGGGAGGGTTTCTTCGCCCGCGCCGCCGCGCCGGCCCTGCTGCTCGTCCTCCTCTCCTCGCTCTCCCTGGCCACGCTGGTCGGGCGGGCAGAGCCATGA
- a CDS encoding ABC transporter ATP-binding protein: MSEVAIRCVAVGKAYGSVQAVRDLDLTVRRGTVLALVGPSGCGKTTTLRLIAGLEHPTRGVIEVGGQVVAGCGDVVPPERRRVGLVFQDYALFPHLTVGENVGYGLSGSRRVRARRVAEMLRLVGLAGFEARMAHELSGGEQQRVALARALAPEPVVLLLDEPFSNLDADLRRALREEVREILRRSGTTAVFVTHDQEEALFMGDEVAVMRAGRIEQVDRPEDLFHFPRTRFVAAFLGRPDFLPGRVTPAGVETEAGLVPLHPPLPPGTAVEVLVRADDLDLRPGGAAAVVGRHFQGPQHLYQVRLPSGRTVHSLQKHTVHYAPGDAVTVVVDPGHPLVCFPLDGPRAGEGVLAVSETAGQERLGVH, from the coding sequence ATGAGCGAGGTCGCCATCCGCTGCGTCGCCGTCGGCAAGGCCTACGGGAGCGTCCAGGCCGTGCGCGACCTCGACCTGACCGTCCGCCGCGGGACGGTCCTGGCCCTGGTGGGCCCCTCCGGGTGCGGGAAGACGACGACGTTGCGCCTCATCGCCGGGCTCGAGCACCCCACGCGCGGGGTCATCGAGGTGGGCGGCCAGGTGGTGGCCGGCTGCGGCGACGTTGTCCCGCCAGAGCGGCGGCGCGTGGGGCTGGTCTTCCAGGACTACGCCCTCTTCCCGCACCTCACCGTGGGCGAGAACGTGGGCTACGGGCTGTCAGGGTCCCGGCGGGTGCGGGCCCGGCGGGTGGCGGAGATGCTGCGCCTGGTGGGGCTCGCCGGGTTCGAGGCGCGCATGGCCCACGAGCTGTCGGGCGGGGAGCAGCAGCGCGTGGCCCTGGCCCGGGCGCTGGCGCCCGAACCGGTGGTGCTGCTGCTCGACGAGCCCTTCAGCAACCTGGACGCCGACCTGCGGCGGGCGCTGCGCGAGGAGGTGCGCGAGATCCTGCGCCGCAGCGGCACCACCGCCGTCTTCGTCACCCACGACCAGGAGGAGGCGCTCTTCATGGGCGACGAGGTGGCGGTGATGCGCGCCGGGCGCATCGAGCAGGTGGACCGGCCGGAGGACCTCTTCCACTTCCCGCGCACGCGCTTCGTCGCCGCGTTCCTGGGGCGGCCGGACTTCCTCCCCGGCCGCGTCACCCCTGCGGGGGTGGAGACGGAAGCGGGCCTCGTCCCGCTCCACCCTCCCCTCCCTCCGGGGACGGCCGTCGAGGTCCTCGTGCGGGCCGACGACCTCGACCTGCGCCCGGGCGGCGCGGCCGCCGTCGTGGGGCGTCACTTCCAGGGCCCGCAGCACCTCTACCAGGTGCGGCTGCCCTCCGGCCGCACCGTGCACTCGCTGCAGAAGCACACCGTCCACTACGCGCCCGGGGACGCGGTCACCGTCGTCGTGGACCCGGGCCACCCGCTGGTGTGCTTTCCCCTGGACGGTCCCCGGGCGGGCGAAGGTGTGCTGGCGGTGAGTGAAACCGCAGGTCAGGAGCGCCTGGGAGTGCACTGA
- the lipB gene encoding lipoyl(octanoyl) transferase LipB, whose product MTDALLLRLPGLTPYREAWDLQRRLVPARQQGLLPDVLLVLEHTPVITLGRRGGTLMVSRETLAQQGIEVYEVERGGQATYHGPGQLVAYPILHLGRLGEDVVRFMRLLEESIIRMAGDFGVAAGREPGYPGVWVDGRKLAAVGVAVKRRVTMHGMALNVTTDLGQFRWIDPCGLGRPVTSLAEELGRPVALDVVADAYARRFAEVFGVRLRPVTADAVARALGPAGEGAAVPVPAAVTRPEA is encoded by the coding sequence GTGACCGATGCCCTCCTCCTGCGGCTCCCCGGGCTCACCCCCTATCGGGAGGCGTGGGACCTGCAACGACGCCTGGTCCCGGCCCGCCAGCAGGGTCTCCTGCCGGACGTGCTGCTGGTGCTCGAGCACACCCCGGTCATCACCCTGGGGCGGCGGGGCGGGACCCTGATGGTGTCGCGCGAGACGCTGGCGCAGCAGGGGATCGAGGTCTACGAGGTGGAGCGCGGGGGGCAGGCCACCTACCACGGACCGGGCCAGCTCGTTGCCTACCCGATCCTCCACCTGGGCAGGCTGGGAGAGGACGTTGTGCGGTTCATGCGCCTGCTGGAGGAGTCGATCATCCGCATGGCGGGGGACTTCGGCGTGGCGGCCGGGCGCGAGCCGGGCTACCCGGGGGTATGGGTGGACGGCCGCAAGCTGGCGGCGGTGGGCGTGGCGGTGAAGCGCCGGGTGACGATGCACGGCATGGCGTTGAACGTGACCACCGACCTCGGCCAGTTCCGGTGGATCGACCCGTGCGGACTGGGGCGTCCCGTCACCTCGCTGGCCGAGGAGCTGGGGCGGCCGGTGGCCCTGGACGTGGTGGCCGACGCCTACGCGCGCCGGTTCGCCGAGGTCTTCGGCGTGCGCCTGCGCCCCGTCACGGCCGACGCCGTGGCCAGAGCGCTGGGGCCGGCGGGCGAGGGCGCCGCCGTGCCCGTTCCCGCGGCGGTCACCCGTCCGGAGGCCTGA
- a CDS encoding cystathionine gamma-synthase translates to MPHRFETRAIHDGQAPDPATGAVVVPIYQTSTYAQEAPGRHRGYEYSRTANPTRTALERALASLEEGAHGVAFASGMAAITAVTTLLDPGAHVLAPDDVYGGTYRLLVRVLHRYGIASDFVDMRDLATVERALRPTTRLVLVESPTNPYLRVLDIARIAELAHAHGALVAVDNTFASPYLQRPLRLGADLVIHSTTKYLGGHSDVVGGAVVTARDDLAERLRFYQNAAGAVPGPLDCWLVLRGLRTLAVRMERHCANAAAVAAFLREHPRVARVFYPGLPDDPGHALAARQMSGFGGMVSCIVRGGEEAARRVAARTRLFVLAESLGGVESLIDHPASMTHASLAASPLAVDPGLLRLSVGLEHPDDLVEDLRQALEES, encoded by the coding sequence ATGCCGCACCGGTTCGAGACCCGCGCCATCCACGACGGCCAGGCTCCGGATCCCGCCACCGGCGCCGTGGTCGTGCCCATCTACCAGACCTCCACCTACGCCCAGGAGGCGCCCGGGCGTCACCGCGGCTACGAATACTCCCGCACCGCCAACCCCACGCGCACCGCCCTGGAGCGGGCGCTGGCCTCGCTCGAGGAGGGGGCGCACGGGGTGGCCTTCGCCTCGGGGATGGCGGCGATCACCGCGGTGACCACGCTGCTCGATCCCGGAGCCCACGTGCTGGCGCCGGACGACGTCTACGGCGGCACCTACCGGCTGCTGGTGCGCGTGTTGCACCGGTACGGGATCGCCAGCGACTTCGTGGACATGCGCGACCTGGCGACGGTGGAGCGGGCGCTGCGGCCCACCACGCGCCTCGTGCTGGTGGAGTCGCCCACGAACCCCTACCTGCGGGTGCTGGACATCGCCCGCATCGCCGAGCTGGCGCACGCCCACGGGGCGCTCGTGGCCGTGGACAACACCTTCGCCTCCCCCTACCTGCAGCGGCCGCTGCGGCTGGGCGCCGACCTGGTCATCCACTCCACGACCAAGTACCTGGGCGGCCACTCCGACGTCGTGGGGGGTGCCGTGGTGACCGCGCGCGACGACCTGGCCGAGCGCCTGCGCTTCTACCAGAACGCCGCCGGCGCCGTCCCCGGGCCGCTGGACTGCTGGCTGGTCCTGCGCGGCCTGCGCACCCTGGCCGTGCGCATGGAGCGCCACTGCGCCAACGCCGCGGCGGTGGCGGCGTTCCTGCGCGAGCACCCGCGGGTGGCCCGCGTCTTCTACCCGGGGCTGCCCGACGACCCGGGGCACGCGCTGGCCGCCCGGCAGATGAGCGGGTTTGGGGGGATGGTCTCCTGCATCGTGCGCGGCGGGGAGGAGGCGGCGCGGCGGGTGGCCGCGCGCACCCGCCTCTTCGTGCTGGCGGAGAGCCTCGGCGGGGTGGAGTCGCTCATCGACCATCCGGCCTCGATGACCCACGCTTCGCTGGCCGCCTCGCCGCTGGCCGTCGATCCGGGCCTGCTCCGCCTGTCGGTGGGCCTGGAGCACCCCGACGATCTCGTGGAGGACCTGCGACAGGCGCTGGAGGAGTCGTGA